Proteins encoded by one window of Limimonas halophila:
- a CDS encoding substrate-binding periplasmic protein encodes MRRIALALVAVLVAPMAQAGPIDKLSFYTEQYPPYNMKIDGEKTGISIDLTRAIFEEADTGKTIADVTMAPWSRGYNKTLNQANTVVFATTRTENREDKFTWVGPIASTKIGVIGPADKPAIDDLAQLHDARTATIRDDVAEQLLMQKGVPKSALHRVSNLDSILKLLAAGRATYWAYEVNVSKYALKNEGMADRFDVKHVLKSGELYYAFNPDTDPAAIEAFRKAFEAVKDSGKLDEILAKYLG; translated from the coding sequence ATGCGACGGATCGCGCTCGCCCTCGTGGCTGTTCTGGTGGCGCCGATGGCGCAGGCCGGGCCCATCGACAAATTGAGCTTCTACACCGAGCAATATCCACCCTACAACATGAAGATTGACGGTGAGAAGACCGGCATTTCCATCGACTTGACGCGGGCGATTTTCGAGGAAGCCGATACCGGCAAGACGATCGCCGACGTGACCATGGCGCCCTGGTCGCGCGGTTACAACAAGACGCTCAATCAGGCCAACACGGTCGTCTTCGCGACGACGCGCACCGAGAACCGCGAGGACAAGTTCACCTGGGTGGGCCCCATCGCGTCCACCAAGATCGGCGTCATTGGCCCGGCCGACAAGCCGGCGATCGACGATCTGGCGCAGCTTCACGACGCGCGCACCGCCACCATCCGCGACGATGTGGCCGAACAATTGCTGATGCAAAAGGGTGTGCCCAAGAGCGCGCTGCACCGCGTCAGCAACCTGGACTCCATCCTCAAGCTGCTCGCGGCGGGCCGTGCCACCTACTGGGCCTACGAGGTCAACGTCTCCAAGTATGCGCTCAAGAACGAGGGCATGGCGGATCGCTTCGACGTCAAGCACGTGCTCAAGAGCGGCGAGCTTTACTACGCCTTCAACCCGGACACCGATCCGGCCGCGATCGAGGCCTTCCGCAAGGCCTTCGAGGCCGTGAAGGACTCCGGCAAGCTGGACGAGATCCTGGCGAAGTATCTCGGCTGA